In Entelurus aequoreus isolate RoL-2023_Sb linkage group LG02, RoL_Eaeq_v1.1, whole genome shotgun sequence, one genomic interval encodes:
- the uraha gene encoding 5-hydroxyisourate hydrolase isoform X2: MCCGCIKNVATAAVKEIRAMAASPSPLTTHVLNTANGVPGSNMALSLHRLDPSSETWMVITTGTTNSDGRCPGLITQKEMFLSGVYKLRFETAPYWDSLGETSFYPYVEIVFTIKDPSQKYHIPLLLSRFSYSTYRGS, translated from the exons atgtgctgcggttgcattaagaacgttgcgacagctgccgtaaaagag ATCAGAGCAATGGCAGCGTCTCCAAGCCCTCTAACCACACATGTGTTAAATACTGCCAACGGTGTTCCAGGATCCAACATGGCCCTCAGCCTACATCGACTGGACCCCTCATCTGAGACATGGATGGTTATCACGACTGG GACGACAAATTCAGATGGCCGTTGCCCTGGGCTTATCACACAAAAAGAAATGTTTCTGTCTGGTGTGTACAAACTGCGCTTTGAAACTGCTCCATATTGGGACAGTTTGGGGGAGACCTCCTTTTACCCTTATGTCGAG ATTGTCTTTACTATCAAGGACCCAAGCCAAAAGTACCATATACCTCTGCTCCTGAGTCGCTTCTCATACAGTACTTACAGAGGGAGCTAG
- the uraha gene encoding 5-hydroxyisourate hydrolase isoform X1 has product MSAHRLQRLQGHILLENKIRAMAASPSPLTTHVLNTANGVPGSNMALSLHRLDPSSETWMVITTGTTNSDGRCPGLITQKEMFLSGVYKLRFETAPYWDSLGETSFYPYVEIVFTIKDPSQKYHIPLLLSRFSYSTYRGS; this is encoded by the exons ACTGCAGGGTCATATTCTGCTTGAAAATAAG ATCAGAGCAATGGCAGCGTCTCCAAGCCCTCTAACCACACATGTGTTAAATACTGCCAACGGTGTTCCAGGATCCAACATGGCCCTCAGCCTACATCGACTGGACCCCTCATCTGAGACATGGATGGTTATCACGACTGG GACGACAAATTCAGATGGCCGTTGCCCTGGGCTTATCACACAAAAAGAAATGTTTCTGTCTGGTGTGTACAAACTGCGCTTTGAAACTGCTCCATATTGGGACAGTTTGGGGGAGACCTCCTTTTACCCTTATGTCGAG ATTGTCTTTACTATCAAGGACCCAAGCCAAAAGTACCATATACCTCTGCTCCTGAGTCGCTTCTCATACAGTACTTACAGAGGGAGCTAG